One region of Solanum pennellii chromosome 6, SPENNV200 genomic DNA includes:
- the LOC107022899 gene encoding agamous-like MADS-box protein AGL29 yields MERKRTKGRQKIPMKKIENKDSMFAAFTKRREGLYKKSSELATECNVDIGIMMISATGKPHSFFHPTFDAVISRFQDPDMQFGESTNLEANDARNEVNQLKTRLEELDVREDIAIAKKNSYEQMEKTRQKGWWESTEQLNADEVFIFETWLNETSSNLHHRLNQLEIEASSSMRHESFGV; encoded by the coding sequence ATGGAGAGGAAAAGAACTAAAGGACGTCAAAAGATaccaatgaaaaaaattgaaaataaggaTTCGATGTTTGCTGCATTTACAAAGCGTCGTGAGGGTTTGTATAAAAAATCTAGCGAACTCGCTACAGAATGCAATGTTGACATTGGAATAATGATGATTTCCGCTACTGGTAAGCCTCATTCCTTTTTTCACCCTACATTTGATGCAGTTATTTCTCGTTTTCAGGATCCTGATATGCAGTTTGGTGAAAGTACAAATCTAGAGGCAAATGATGCTAGAAATGAAGTGAATCAACTCAAAACTAGGCTTGAAGAACTTGATGTCAGAGAAGACATTGCGATTGCTAAGAAAAATTCTTATGAACAAATGGAAAAAACAAGACAAAAAGGTTGGTGGGAGTCGACTGAGCAGCTCAATGCAGATGAAGTGTTCATATTTGAAACTTGGTTGAATGAAACTAGTTCTAACTTACACCATCGTTTAAATCAATTAGAAATTGAAGCTTCATCTTCAATGAGACATGAATCTTTTGGAGTGTGA
- the LOC107021885 gene encoding stearoyl-[acyl-carrier-protein] 9-desaturase 1, chloroplastic-like — protein MQTTSFSQFNIPSIVWASPPPTTTMLRGKTTSSQRLSPPYAVASSTSRHQVTHSMPPEKLEMFKSLEPWVSENVLPFLKPVETCWQPIEFLPDPSQGPEQFEEEVRALRHRASGLSDEYFVMLVGNMLTEDALPTYETAINTLDGVGDETGCSPCPWAIWTRAWTAEENRHGDLLRTYLYLSGRVDMLMVDKTLQYLIGAGMDIGMENNPYLGFVYTSFQERATCWSHGNMARLATQGGDPMLARMCGTIAADEKRHEHAYTRIVDKLLEVDPNATMLAIANMMKKKIVMPMHLMYDGQDPNIFEHFSSIIERQGVYTSRHYAEILEFFITRWELEKLQGLSGEARRAQDYVCRLPLRVRKLESRVKKIEPRQVKFSWVFNKQVSV, from the exons ATGCAGACTACAAGTTTCTCCCAATTCAACATCCCATCGATTGTATGGGCCTCACCTCCCCCTACAACCACCATGCTCCGTGGCAAAACCACCTCGTCGCAGAGGTTATCTCCGCCCTACGCGGTGGCTTCATCCACGTCTCGTCACCAGGTTACTCACTCAATGCCACCAGAAAAATTGGAGATGTTTAAGTCATTAGAACCTTGGGTTTCCGAAAACGTCCTCCCATTCCTCAAGCCCGTAGAGACATGTTGGCAGCCCATTGAGTTTCTCCCTGACCCATCTCAAGGGCCCGAACAATTCGAGGAAGAGGTTCGGGCCCTAAGGCATAGAGCTTCAGGGCTTTCGGATGAGTACTTTGTTATGCTTGTGGGTAATATGTTAACTGAGGATGCTTTGCCTACTTATGAGACCGCGATTAATACGTTAGATGGGGTAGGTGATGAGACTGGATGCAGTCCATGTCCATGGGCAATATGGACACGGGCGTGGACAGCTGAGGAGAATCGACATGGCGATTTGCTACGGACCTATCTTTATCTTTCAGGGAGAGTAGACATGTTGATGGTGGACAAGACGCTACAATACTTAATTGGAGCAGGAATG GACATCGGAATGGAGAACAATCCGTATTTGGGGTTTGTATACACATCATTTCAAGAGCGAGCCACGTGTTGGTCGCATGGAAATATGGCTAGGCTAGCTACACAAGGAGGAGACCCCATGCTGGCACGTATGTGTGGAACCATTGCCGCGGATGAGAAGCGTCACGAACATGCCTACACAAGAATTGTTGACAAGTTGTTAGAAGTGGATCCAAATGCGACTATGCTGGCTATTGCAAacatgatgaagaagaagatcgtAATGCCGATGCATCTCATGTATGATGGGCAAGATCCAAATATATTTGAGCATTTTTCTTCCATTATTGAAAGGCAAGGCGTCTACACATCTCGtcattatgctgaaatattagaattttttatAACGCGATGGGAATTGGAAAAACTTCAAGGGTTGAGTGGCGAGGCAAGGCGTGCACAGGATTATGTGTGTCGACTTCCACTTAGGGTTAGGAAGTTGGAAAGTAGAGTCAAGAAAATAGAGCCACGTCAAGTCAAGTTTAGTTGGGTCTTTAACAAACAAGTGAGTGTTTAA